In the Desulfosporosinus acidiphilus SJ4 genome, AATCGCCATTCTATAATTATGTCGATGCTCAAGGACGACATCATCAAGTTTGGTTTGAAGATCCCCGCAGTGCTCAAGCCAAATTTAATACAGTCAAGAACCATAATATCGGCGGCATAAGTTACTGGGTTCTTGACACTTCTTTTCCTCAGAACTGGTTTTTACTTGCCGACAATTTTAATATTAGTAAACGTTTATAAGTCATTTTTTATCGAGCTAAAATTTAATGGCTTGATCCCAACCCACGATCATTTGTTAAAAACACTCACAGACGGAAAAACCCGATTGTTCGGCTTTCTGTAATAGGGTGTTTATTTTGTATTCCGCGCATTAATCAATGGGGTGTGTGTGTGCAAGGGGGACGGTCCTTTTGATACAAAAATGAGTCAAAAGGACCGTCCCCGAAGGGTATGTTCTCGAGGCTCTAAAAAAGTTGTAAACTTCGCATTTTATTCGAATCATGGGGTATAACTGTGATTCATCTCACAACTTAATGAATGGATACTCCGATATAATAATTTCGAATGTTTAAACATCAAAAAGAGTGAGGTGATATTTATAGGATAAGCTTTTAAGTCTTAGGGATGAGCAGGAGTTTAATAAGCGTTATATCTGAAGGTTAATCGTCTATTGATAAGTGAATTAAATTTCAAACTGAAGATATCATACTTAAGATATCATACTTAAGCATTACATATCACGGAATAGAAGTTTAATTCGCTTAGCCAGGAAGAATGTTATTTTTTACTGTACAGATATAAACAAAATTTTAACGGTTGTTCATCCTTCGTCAGCGGTCGCTGATGAAAAATAAGGAGGAGAGGATTTAGAGAAAGATGAAGTCAACAACATCACGTATGATTATCCTATTGGGGATGGGTACAGTCTTAGTTTGTGCTTTGTTATTCCTGGTGTATCACTCTGTCATCGGACCACAAGGAATAAGCACGAGTATGCCGGCTTTAAGTGTTGTGGCTACAGGAGAAAACAAAGCATGTGTTGAATGTCATCAAAAAGAAAACCCGGGTATCATTCAACAATATCATGACAGTCAACACTCAGGCCGAGGCGTTCTATGTCTTGATTGTCACAAAGCCGTTAAAGGTCAAGAAAGCCTTACTTCGGAACATCATAATGTGGCTATCATTGCCAAGCCGACACCGAATAATTGCGCCCAGTGCCACGCAACAGAGGTCAAACAATTTGAAGCAAGCAATCATTCGGCCAAATCATGGTATGCCGTCCAGGGAGCCAAAAATTTTACTCCCGAAGAACTGGCTAAATATCACCTGCTGGACGCTAATGGCAAACCACTTAATGGTGGAAACGCTAATGCAGTGTATAATCTTATCGGCAAAGACGCCAGTGCACAGTCCTGCGAAGTATGCCATGCCGTTGGTCAAAAGAACGGTGACGGAAGTTTTGGAGATTGTACAAAGTGTCATCTAAGACACACATTTGATGTTGCTCAGGCCCGCAAGCCAGAAACTTGCGCACAATGCCATTTAGGTCCGGATCATCCTCAGGCTGAAATCTATA is a window encoding:
- a CDS encoding multiheme c-type cytochrome encodes the protein MKSTTSRMIILLGMGTVLVCALLFLVYHSVIGPQGISTSMPALSVVATGENKACVECHQKENPGIIQQYHDSQHSGRGVLCLDCHKAVKGQESLTSEHHNVAIIAKPTPNNCAQCHATEVKQFEASNHSAKSWYAVQGAKNFTPEELAKYHLLDANGKPLNGGNANAVYNLIGKDASAQSCEVCHAVGQKNGDGSFGDCTKCHLRHTFDVAQARKPETCAQCHLGPDHPQAEIYNESAHGTYYQANQSKYNMDAPPGTLTVKDFPAPTCATCHMSAFGSVPGTHDVGQRLKWNLTPEIASVRKDGAAHEQIMNSVCLNCHTQPFIDDVMSKAEKNIALSNQNIEKGKSIVQDLRNSGLLGTKPFGTPIDFEYFELWHHEGRRARFGAVMGGADYVNWNGIYEQEKALVDLQSKADALKAKH